Genomic window (Methanobrevibacter thaueri):
CGAATAATGTTCCTTTTAGCGGCATTTCTATAAATGTAAGCGGAATCTTCTCTTACTGACCTTGGTATACCCAATCTTGAAGATAAACGGTCCATCTCACTTAGAGCAATTGCCAAATTTCTTTCAGCGGCACTGGAAACCCTGATCCTTTTATTCCACTCCCTAATTCTATATAATTGAGCCCTATTCCTTTCAGGAATGGAACGTCCCTTGCTGTCAACATTCCTTGAGCCGATAGTTGTGGACAATCCCTTATCGGAAATTGCAAAAGTACTTGGAGCACCAGTTCTGGCACGCTTATTTTGCTGTTCATGATCAAATGCCCTCCATTCAGGACCATTGTCAATTAAACTTTCATCAAGAACTAATCCGCAACGGTCACATATAACTTCAGCCCTTGCGCTGTCAACAGTGAAACTGGTGGACCCGCAATCAGGACACTTGTTGGTTTCATTCTCATTGACTAGACCATGTTGTCTATATGGTCGATTAAACTGTCTGGTTTTGGTTGGTATAATATCATCCCCCTTTAAGGAT
Coding sequences:
- a CDS encoding transcription initiation factor IIB — translated: MPTKTRQFNRPYRQHGLVNENETNKCPDCGSTSFTVDSARAEVICDRCGLVLDESLIDNGPEWRAFDHEQQNKRARTGAPSTFAISDKGLSTTIGSRNVDSKGRSIPERNRAQLYRIREWNKRIRVSSAAERNLAIALSEMDRLSSRLGIPRSVREDSAYIYRNAAKRNIIRGRSIDGVVAASVYTACRVCGIPRTLDEVSEASNISKKRIGKNYRFLAKELGIKLKPTSPTDYISRFASKLNLSGEVQAKAIEIINQFIGSGLSSGKGPSSIAAAALYIASILSGDRRTQSEIAQISGVTEVTIRNRYKELSEQLDSVI